In one Macrobrachium rosenbergii isolate ZJJX-2024 chromosome 53, ASM4041242v1, whole genome shotgun sequence genomic region, the following are encoded:
- the LOC136834472 gene encoding uncharacterized protein isoform X1, with protein MLKVVMRANLCKLHLRGKLLMDVTRLTLMDIQEQTLLLHLLQELKKDVQELKEDVRLIKNRMDMLDPKCGENKTVETTLENPFEILRSFGFRANSLEELLEQEKQFSEEHLDSEKNRGSLLKVLVELAPKPKHGSKISALDIIQCQCRDLLATGFGNIFVPLVDRGQRCP; from the exons ATGCTGAAAGTGGTGATGAGAGCCAATCTATGCAAGTTACATCTGAGAGGAAAGCTGTTGATGGACGTTACAAGGCTGACCTTAATG GATATTCAAGAGCAAACGCTGCTGCTACACTTGCTTCAAGAACTCAAGAAGGATGTCCAAGAATTGAAAGAGGATGTCCGGCTTATCAAGAATAGGATGGACATGTTGGACCCTAAGTGTGGTGAAAATAAAACTGTGGAAACCACTTTGGAAAACCCCTTCGAGATACTTCGGTCATTTGGCTTCAGAGCCAATTCATTGGAAGAA CTTCTTGAGCAGGAAAAGCAGTTCTCAGAGGAACACCTAGATAGTGAGAAGAACAGAGGCTCCCTTTTAAAAGTCCTCGTAGAATTAGCGCCAAAACCAAAACATGGAAGTAAAATCTCGGCATTGGACATCATTCAGTGTCAATGCAGAGACTTGCTGGCGACTGGCTTTGGCAATATATTTGTGCCACTGGTAGATCGGGGACAAAGATGTCCATGA
- the LOC136834472 gene encoding uncharacterized protein isoform X2, with the protein MLKVVMRANLCKLHLRGKLLMDVTRLTLMELLPQGHKEGGFMMMYRVSCNKTKGDERKENQVSGKRRDIQEQTLLLHLLQELKKDVQELKEDVRLIKNRMDMLDPKCGENKTVETTLENPFEILRSFGFRANSLEETEG; encoded by the exons ATGCTGAAAGTGGTGATGAGAGCCAATCTATGCAAGTTACATCTGAGAGGAAAGCTGTTGATGGACGTTACAAGGCTGACCTTAATG GAGCTGTTACCCCAAGGCCACAAGGAAGGAGGCTTTATGATGATGTACAGAGTCAGTTGCAACAAGACTAAAGGAGACGAGAGGAAGGAAAACCAAGTTAGCGGAAAAAGAAGG GATATTCAAGAGCAAACGCTGCTGCTACACTTGCTTCAAGAACTCAAGAAGGATGTCCAAGAATTGAAAGAGGATGTCCGGCTTATCAAGAATAGGATGGACATGTTGGACCCTAAGTGTGGTGAAAATAAAACTGTGGAAACCACTTTGGAAAACCCCTTCGAGATACTTCGGTCATTTGGCTTCAGAGCCAATTCATTGGAAGAA ACAGAAGGCTGA